The genomic interval CGTCGGGCCGCTGGACATGTGGCGGAGGTCGTTCGCGATCTTCATCAGGGAGACAGCCACCGTATTCAGCGCGCCGGCGGCCATCACGAAGGCGTCCTTGGCGGCCTGGGCCTCGAAGTGGTCTTCCGCCTCGCGGAACGTCAACCCAGTCGCTTCTCCGATCAGGTCGATGGTCTTGCCCGGGAAGTCGGGATGGCAGTTGATGCCGGTGCCCGTGGCCGTCCCGCCGAGCGCCAACTCGGCCAGTTCACCGGACGCGTACTCCAGCCGGCGGATGCCGTGTTGGATCTGCGAGGCGTAGCCGGCAAACTCCTGGCCCAGCCGCACCGGCGTCGCGTCCATCAGGTGCGTGCGACCGCTCTTGAGCACATCGTCGAACGCCACCGCTTTGGCGGTCAGCGCTTCGTGGAAGCGCTGCAGCGCCGGCACCAGCTCCCGCGCGAGCGCTATCCGCGCCGAGACGTGCATCACCGTCGGGATCACGTCGTTGGACGACTGCGACATGTTCACGTGGTCGTTCGGGTGGATCGCCTTACTCCCGCGCCCCCCGCCGACTTGCTCTGAGGCGACGTTCGCGATCACCTCGTTCGCGTTCATGTTGGTCGACGTCCCACTCCCCGTCTGGAAGATGTCCAGCACGAACTGGTCGTCGAACCGGCCCTCGATCACCGGCTGGCAGGCCGCGATGATGGCCTCGGCCTTGCCGGCGTCCAGCAGTCCCAGCGCCTGGTTCGCGCGCGCCGACGCCTGCTTGACAATGCCCAGTGCCTCGATAAACAGGCGGGGAAAGCGGATGCCGCTGATCGGGAAATTTTCGGCGGCACGCTGAGTCTGTGCGCCATACAGCGCGTCGGCGGGCACCTTTACCTCGCCGAGCGAGTCCTTTTCGATGCGATATTCTGACATAAGAAACGAAGTCGGAATGGTGTTTTCGTGGTTGCCGGACGTATACTCGGCCAGCGCAGACAAGTTTATCGGTTCACGCTTCAAAGTTTGAGGATCAAGGTTTGTATGGAAGTGATCGCCACCGTGCCGGAAATGCAGCGCAGGGCGGATACCCAACGGGCCGCCGGCCGCCGGCTTGCGCTTGTGCCCACCATGGGCGCCCTCCACGAGGGGCACCTCTCGCTCGTCCGGAAAGCCCGCGAGGTGGCGGACGACGTGGCGGTGTCGATCTACGTCAATCCCACCCAGTTTGTCGCGGGGGAGGACCTGGACAAATACCCCCGCCCGGTCGATGAAGACCTCCTCAAACTTCGCGCGTCGGGCGCGGACGCGGTATTCCTGCCGGCGGACCGTGCGATGTACCCCGACCCCACGCACGGGCAACTCACCTGGGTGACGACCGACCACCTCGGCCGTCACCTCTGCGGCCGCTACCGCGACGGCCATTTTCGGGGGGTGACAACGGTGGTGACCAAGTTGGTCAATGCCTGCCGGCCGCACGTGGCGCTCTTCGGCCTCAAGGACGCCCAGCAGTTTGTCATCCTGAAGCGAATGTTCTTCGATCTGAATACCGGCGTCGACATCCTGGGCGTACCCACCTACCGCGAGGCCGACGGGCTGGCGGCTTCGTCGCGCAACATCTACCTCTCGCCGGCCGAACGCGCCCAGGCGCCTATCCTCCATCGGGCGATTCAGGAAGCCGAGGCGGCGATTCAGGCCGGCGCCGCGGATGCCGCGGCCGTGCGCGAGGTGCTCGCCAGCCGGATCGCTGAAGCCCCCGATGCGCGGGTGCAATACGCCGAAATCGTCGACACTGACGCGCTACAGCCTGTGGAAACGATCGCTCGAGGGCAGGAAGTGCTGGTGGCTGTGGCTGTGTTTTTTGGTAAAACGCGGTTGATCGACAACGCCTTCATTGTCGCACAGGGCTGACAGGCTGGCGTCTCCGGCGGATGGGGCGGTTTTTTTATCCGGCAAGCCCTACATTGGGTCCGCGACCACGTCGCCCACCACCACGGAGATACAGCGTCCACCCCACGGTTCGCCTCCGCAAGCTCTCCCCACCCACTTTTCGATACGCGCACGCATGCAGGGTTATTCGTTCATGCCGTCGATCCCGTTCTGCCGGCTTCTTGTGTTGATCGCCAGCCTCTTCTCCATTCCCGATGTCGCCGCGCAGGCGCTATATCCAGCCCGCATAGGGGACGCGTACGGCTTCATCAACGCGTCAGGCGATGTGGTCATCCAGCCGAGATACGATCTGGCGAGCGATTTTCAGGATGGCCGGGCGCCCGTCCAGCTGGGCGGCTTCTGGGGGTTTATCGATACAGAAGGGCAGATCGTCGTCGAGACCATGTACGAAAAGGTGTTTCCGTACTCGGAAGGATTCGCACGGGTGTCGAGCCGCGGTCAGTGGCTCTTTATCGATGAGGCCGGCGAACCCCTTACAAAGCAGAGGTACCTGGCGAACCTCGATTTCTCCGATGGCGTCGCGCCGATCCTTCGCAAGCGGAAGGCCAAGCCCCAGTGGGGATACCTCGGGGTGGATGGGGTTGAACGCATCATTCCCCGATTCCAGAGCGCGCTGAGTTATTCGGAAGGGCTGGCGCCGGTCGAAGAACGCCGGCAGGTGGTATTCGTGAAAACCGGTTCGCGCTGGGGGTATATCGATACGGCCGGAGTCTACGTCATCGAGCCGCGCTTCGACGCGGCGAAGGCTTTCTCGGAAGGCCTGGGCCTGGTGCACGTCGATGGAAGTTATGCCTTTATCGATCGCAGCGGGGCCATCCTGTTTACAGCGCCGTACGGCCAGGTGTTTAGCTACGTCGGCGGATTCTCGCGTGTCTACCAGGAAGGTCTGTGGGGCTTCCTGGACAAACAAGGCGAGCTGGCAGTGGACGTACAGTTCGATTTCGCCAACGACTTCTCGGAAGGCCTCGCGCTGGTCCGCTACGGCAACCTGTGGGGCTTCATCGGGCCGGATGGCGTCTACGCCATCCAGCCCCGCTTCAGCCGGGCCTGGAGCTTCGTCAGCGGCCTGGCCCGAGTACAGATCGAAGGGGAAACCGCCTACATCGACAAAACCGGCGTCGTGGTCTGGCCGAAATGAGCCCTGCCCTCGGGGTTCAGCACACCCTCAATGCCTGCCGTTTGGCGGCACAGGCTGTGTTTCCGCGTGGCGCTCGTAGGCGTCGATGATGTCCTTCACGAGACGATGGCGAAGGACATCCGTCCGATTGAAGTGGACGAACGCGATGCCATCGACTCCTTCCAGGATACGCTGGGCCTGGACAAGTCCGCTCTGTTCCAGGCTGGGCAGATCGGTCTGCGTCACATCCCCCGTGATGATCGCCCGGCTGTTGGCGCCCAGCCGCGTCAGAAACATCTTCATCTGCTGACGCGTGGCGTTTTGTGCCTCATCCAGGATCACAAATGCCGAGTTGAGGGTGCGCCCGCGCATGTACGCCAGCGGCACGATCTCGACGATGTGTTGCTCCAAGTAATTGGCGAGCTTGTCGTGCGAGAGCATATCCTCGAGGGCGTCGTACAGAGGGCGGAGGTAAGGATCCACCTTGTCCCGGAAATCGCCGGGCAGGAAGCCGAGGCGTTCGCCGGCTTCGACGGCAGGCCGGCATAACACGATGCGTTTCACCTGACGCGTCTTGAGCGCCGCGACGGCGAGGGCGACGGCCGTATAGGTCTTACCCGTGCCGGCAGGCCCGACGGCAAACACAAGGTCGTTGTCCCGCGCCACAGCCACCAGCTTGCGCTGATTCGCGGTCTTGGCTTTGACTACGCCGCCGTTTGGCGTAAAGAGCACGACATCCTCGGCGAGCGTGTCCGCCGGCAGGGAGGACCCCCCGCTTGTAGACACAGCCAGAACGGTCTCGACATCGTTGTCAGTGAGTTGCTTGTTCCTGTTCAGCACGAGAACGAGTTCGTTCAAAACACGCTCGACATGGTCTACATCGCTCGTAGCACCGCGCATCATCACCTGGTTGCCCCGCGCGGTAATTTGGGTGCTGGGAAAGGCCGCTTCAATCTTTCTCAGGTGGGTGTCGTTGAAGCCGTACAGCAACAACGGCTCGACACGGTCGATAATCAGTTTTTTTTCAGTCAAATTGACGATTGGCGAAACGTTAGGTAAAGGGAGACAATAACCGGCTCTGAAGTACAAGCGCCTCGTTAAAGGTGTCTTGTTATCCTTGCCGTATCACAAGCTGGGTCGTGTAACGCACCGCGATGTAACCGACAGCATGCGCGCACGCCGCTCGCAGAGCCTGGCTCCACCCATTAACTGGCCGGGTGGATATCTGGTTTCTGCATGGCCTACGGCACGAGCCGGCACAATGTTCACGACCCCTCCACAATACGCCACC from Rhodothermales bacterium carries:
- a CDS encoding class II fumarate hydratase produces the protein MSEYRIEKDSLGEVKVPADALYGAQTQRAAENFPISGIRFPRLFIEALGIVKQASARANQALGLLDAGKAEAIIAACQPVIEGRFDDQFVLDIFQTGSGTSTNMNANEVIANVASEQVGGGRGSKAIHPNDHVNMSQSSNDVIPTVMHVSARIALARELVPALQRFHEALTAKAVAFDDVLKSGRTHLMDATPVRLGQEFAGYASQIQHGIRRLEYASGELAELALGGTATGTGINCHPDFPGKTIDLIGEATGLTFREAEDHFEAQAAKDAFVMAAGALNTVAVSLMKIANDLRHMSSGPTSGLAEIRLPSIQPGSSIMPGKVNPVMSEALMMVCARVMGNHTTITVGGQHGNFELNVMMPVMAHAMLESIMILAGACDAFRTNCLEGIEADRDRCRELLELNPSIATALNAAIGYDKAATVAKTAARERKSVRTVAREMGLLSDETLDRYLNVRDMTEPGIPG
- the panC gene encoding pantoate--beta-alanine ligase; translated protein: MEVIATVPEMQRRADTQRAAGRRLALVPTMGALHEGHLSLVRKAREVADDVAVSIYVNPTQFVAGEDLDKYPRPVDEDLLKLRASGADAVFLPADRAMYPDPTHGQLTWVTTDHLGRHLCGRYRDGHFRGVTTVVTKLVNACRPHVALFGLKDAQQFVILKRMFFDLNTGVDILGVPTYREADGLAASSRNIYLSPAERAQAPILHRAIQEAEAAIQAGAADAAAVREVLASRIAEAPDARVQYAEIVDTDALQPVETIARGQEVLVAVAVFFGKTRLIDNAFIVAQG
- a CDS encoding WG repeat-containing protein, which gives rise to MQGYSFMPSIPFCRLLVLIASLFSIPDVAAQALYPARIGDAYGFINASGDVVIQPRYDLASDFQDGRAPVQLGGFWGFIDTEGQIVVETMYEKVFPYSEGFARVSSRGQWLFIDEAGEPLTKQRYLANLDFSDGVAPILRKRKAKPQWGYLGVDGVERIIPRFQSALSYSEGLAPVEERRQVVFVKTGSRWGYIDTAGVYVIEPRFDAAKAFSEGLGLVHVDGSYAFIDRSGAILFTAPYGQVFSYVGGFSRVYQEGLWGFLDKQGELAVDVQFDFANDFSEGLALVRYGNLWGFIGPDGVYAIQPRFSRAWSFVSGLARVQIEGETAYIDKTGVVVWPK
- a CDS encoding PhoH family protein: MTEKKLIIDRVEPLLLYGFNDTHLRKIEAAFPSTQITARGNQVMMRGATSDVDHVERVLNELVLVLNRNKQLTDNDVETVLAVSTSGGSSLPADTLAEDVVLFTPNGGVVKAKTANQRKLVAVARDNDLVFAVGPAGTGKTYTAVALAVAALKTRQVKRIVLCRPAVEAGERLGFLPGDFRDKVDPYLRPLYDALEDMLSHDKLANYLEQHIVEIVPLAYMRGRTLNSAFVILDEAQNATRQQMKMFLTRLGANSRAIITGDVTQTDLPSLEQSGLVQAQRILEGVDGIAFVHFNRTDVLRHRLVKDIIDAYERHAETQPVPPNGRH